In Chryseobacterium shigense, the following proteins share a genomic window:
- a CDS encoding Lrp/AsnC family transcriptional regulator, which produces MNYQLDEIDKKILDFLVENTRMPFTEIAKQMDVSAGTIHVRVKKMEDAGIILGSSLNIDYGKLDYHFTAFIGILLTKSNRTQEVLKELSTLPNVIEASVISGKYNIFCKVRAKNTDDAKRIIYQIDDIQDVMRTESMISMEEYLSDKNRLINAISI; this is translated from the coding sequence ATGAACTATCAACTGGACGAAATAGACAAGAAAATTCTTGATTTCTTAGTCGAAAACACAAGAATGCCTTTTACTGAAATTGCAAAGCAGATGGATGTTTCTGCTGGAACAATTCACGTAAGAGTGAAAAAAATGGAGGATGCAGGTATTATTTTGGGATCATCTCTTAATATCGATTATGGTAAGCTGGATTATCACTTTACAGCTTTCATTGGAATCCTTTTGACAAAATCCAACCGTACTCAGGAAGTACTGAAAGAACTATCTACGCTTCCAAACGTAATTGAAGCCAGCGTTATTTCAGGAAAATATAATATTTTCTGTAAAGTAAGAGCTAAGAATACGGATGATGCGAAGAGAATTATTTATCAGATAGATGACATTCAAGATGTAATGAGAACCGAAAGTATGATCTCTATGGAGGAATACCTGAGCGACAAAAACAGATTGATCAACGCTATTTCTATATAA
- the gwsS gene encoding grasp-with-spasm system SPASM domain peptide maturase encodes MRYFNLFSNIMVTKGAGRVLISDLQRNISELYSLEFYEIIEELKNKSIEDILENYDAESKEFACEYIDLLLEKEYGFITEGNRDRNFPPLSYQFQEPNEIANIFIELNNISVLENIKQSVENLGVKHLVIYAHQKLSLKEFQEIDAKFSGSVLNGIEVFSPYHDAIDEGFIKNLNQTIKRVYGLVFYGCSKAPVKSGDTFRFYLKFSRENLKISSCGKVDLKYFNTNFSKVSEAIHHNSCLHKKIGIDINGHIKNCPLMAESFGNINDISLEKAVTAPGFKKYWNITKDKIEVCKDCEFRYICTDCRAYTERNYINSDGLDISKPLKCGYDPYTGKWETWSKNPLKQKTFHLYEEGKSST; translated from the coding sequence ATGAGATATTTTAACCTGTTCAGCAATATTATGGTCACGAAAGGGGCCGGCAGAGTTCTGATCTCTGATCTTCAAAGAAATATTTCAGAACTATATTCTTTGGAGTTTTATGAAATCATAGAAGAACTGAAGAATAAATCTATAGAAGATATTCTGGAGAATTACGATGCAGAATCCAAAGAATTTGCCTGTGAATATATAGACCTGTTACTTGAAAAGGAGTATGGTTTTATAACGGAAGGAAACCGGGACAGGAATTTCCCTCCACTCTCCTATCAGTTCCAAGAACCTAATGAAATTGCCAATATTTTCATAGAGCTCAATAATATTTCAGTTTTAGAGAACATAAAACAGTCTGTAGAAAATCTTGGAGTAAAGCATCTTGTTATTTATGCCCACCAAAAACTTTCTCTTAAAGAGTTTCAGGAAATTGATGCAAAATTCAGCGGTTCTGTTTTAAACGGCATTGAAGTATTTTCTCCGTATCATGATGCCATAGATGAAGGTTTTATCAAAAATCTTAATCAAACAATAAAAAGGGTTTATGGTTTAGTATTCTATGGTTGTTCAAAAGCTCCTGTTAAATCCGGAGATACGTTCAGGTTCTATCTGAAATTCAGTCGTGAAAATCTCAAAATTTCATCCTGCGGAAAAGTAGACCTGAAGTATTTCAATACCAATTTTTCAAAAGTTTCAGAAGCTATTCATCATAATTCCTGTCTTCATAAAAAGATCGGAATAGATATAAACGGCCATATTAAAAACTGTCCTTTAATGGCTGAAAGTTTTGGAAATATCAATGATATCAGTCTTGAAAAAGCTGTGACAGCACCAGGATTTAAGAAATACTGGAATATTACGAAAGATAAAATAGAGGTCTGTAAAGATTGTGAATTCAGATATATCTGCACAGATTGCAGAGCTTATACCGAACGGAATTATATCAATAGTGACGGCTTGGATATATCCAAGCCTCTGAAATGTGGTTATGATCCATATACGGGAAAATGGGAAACATGGAGTAAGAATCCTCTAAAACAAAAGACTTTCCATCTTTACGAAGAGGGCAAATCTTCTACCTGA
- the gwsG gene encoding grasp-with-spasm system ATP-grasp peptide maturase, giving the protein MILIISQNNEITTVEVIKELIAMGKKFLRIHEDEIFEIKVQEKRILLQSSRNRFFLDEIKSVWYRRGRLVFKRLKYNHASINLNMSETQHWLEDYVRKTLESKRHINKESNSDVNKLIVLDKAKEIGFDVPEYFLAENTHDVKIGDTIIKTINGNVMLDELKKNSGGFMYTSVVEEHEEGDFFITFFQEKIEKDFEIRTFYLNGKCWSMAIFSQNDEQTKVDFRKYNNVKPNRNVPYSLPPDIEEKIQLLMQFLDLNSGSLDFIKKGEKYYFLESNPIGQFTGMSNTCNYSLEQKIAEYL; this is encoded by the coding sequence ATGATACTGATTATCTCTCAAAATAATGAGATCACCACTGTAGAAGTAATTAAGGAACTGATTGCAATGGGCAAAAAATTCCTCCGCATCCATGAGGATGAAATATTTGAAATTAAAGTTCAGGAAAAAAGAATTCTACTGCAAAGCTCCCGAAACCGTTTCTTCCTTGATGAAATAAAAAGCGTTTGGTACAGAAGAGGAAGACTGGTCTTTAAACGGTTAAAATACAATCATGCATCTATTAACCTTAATATGAGTGAAACACAACACTGGCTTGAAGATTATGTCCGCAAAACACTTGAATCCAAAAGACACATCAATAAGGAAAGCAATAGTGATGTAAATAAGCTGATTGTGCTTGATAAAGCAAAAGAAATCGGTTTTGACGTACCTGAATATTTTCTGGCAGAAAATACCCACGATGTAAAAATCGGAGATACCATTATAAAGACCATTAACGGAAATGTAATGCTGGATGAGCTAAAGAAAAATTCCGGTGGTTTTATGTATACATCTGTAGTTGAAGAGCATGAAGAAGGAGATTTTTTCATCACCTTCTTTCAGGAGAAAATTGAAAAAGATTTTGAAATAAGAACTTTTTACCTGAACGGCAAATGCTGGTCTATGGCCATATTCTCACAAAACGATGAACAGACTAAAGTGGATTTCAGAAAATATAACAACGTAAAACCTAACAGGAATGTACCCTACAGCCTTCCCCCTGATATTGAAGAAAAAATACAACTGCTGATGCAGTTTCTGGATCTTAATTCCGGATCGCTGGATTTTATAAAGAAGGGAGAAAAATATTATTTCCTGGAGAGCAATCCTATTGGCCAGTTTACAGGAATGTCCAACACATGTAATTATTCTCTGGAACAAAAAATCGCTGAATATTTATGA